TACTTCATCTCGCACAAGCTCTATCCCAACGTCGATTTCTACTCCGGCATCATCTATCAGGCGATGGGGTTCCCGATGGACATGTTCCCGGTCCTGTTTGCCATCGGACGCACGCCAGGCTGGATTGCTCAGTGGGAGGAGATGTTGCTCGACAAAGAGCAGCGCATCGCGCGGCCGCGTCAGATCTTCGTTGGGGCGCCACGACGGGATTATGTCCCGCTGGCACACCGGCCCGAGCAACGAGCGAACGGCCCGGATGGAACGCCAACGTATGCGGCGCAGGTCGCGATGTCGTAGCGGCAGCCGCGTCGGCTGCGCGCCCGGGCTCAGAAGCTCAGGCTGCGCTTGCGAGCCCGCAGACCGCGGCGACTGCCCTTGTTCTTGAAGGGCTTGCCGCCACCCAGGCCTTGGCCGCCGAAATCGGACCAGGTATCAGGGGGCGCTGACGGGAAGTTGCCTCGAAACTCCGGACGGCCACCGCTGGGTGGCGAGAAGCGCGGACCGTCGGTGCGCCGCGGCCGATCTTCTGCCGTGTTGACCCGCAGCTTACGGCCATCGATCTCCTGGCCGTCGAACTGCTTGATCGCCTCCGCAGCTTCCGTCTCGTTCGAAAACTCGACGAACGCGAAACCGCGCGAGCGCCCGGTTTCCCTGTCGGTGCCGATGTGAACGTTTTTCACCTGCCCCGCGGCTGACAGGGCTTCAGAGAGTTGCTGCTCCGTGGTGCGGAAATTGAGGTTGCCGACAAATACCTTAGTCGAAATGGCTGACTCCTTTGCGTGGTAGGGAATGTTGAATCCTAACTGTACCTTTGCCTAAGAGGTGCATAGCATTTCCTGGATGGGTGCACCATAGGCACCGATCATATTCTCAGTGGACACTTTTCCCCTTCCCGCCTCCGCTCCCTGAAGCACACGCGATCCCATTGCCAGCGGCTTCGCCAGCATCCCAGGTTGATCTCCCGGCCCTTCTGTTGCTATGTCGTCGCCGTCCGAGAGGGTTCGCATCCGCAAAACGCGGGAAGGTACCGATATGAAACCGCTCGCCGTTGGTCTGCTCACTGCGCTTTTCCTTGGATGCTCACCTACGCCGCCGCCAACCGTATTGCCCAGCGCCACCCCGACCGGCACACCGGCGCCGTCGCCCACAGCTTCCCCCTCGATCGATCCGCTGCTGGTGACGACGGATAAAGGCCAAGTGCGCGGGGTGAAGAGAAGTGGAGCGCGCCAGTTTCTAGGCATCCCCTACGCCGCTCCGCCTGTGGGAGGCCTGCGTTGGCGACCCCCCGTGCCGCCTGCGGCGTGGAGCGGCATCCGTGCCGCGACGCTAGCGGGTAGCGTCTGCCCGCAGACCATTCCGATCGTCGACATGCACGCCGGAGGCGAAAACTGCCTGTTCATCAACGTCGAGACGCCCGATCCCCCACCACAGACGCCGGCACCCGTCATGGTGTGGATACACGGCGGAGGCTTCACCTCGGGGGACGGCCTGCAATACAATGGCACTAACGGCAGCGTCATCGCCAAGCTGACCGGTGTGGTCGTCGTCAGCTTCAACTACCGTCTCGGTCCCCTCGGGTTTCTGGCGCACCCGCTGCTCACTGCCGAGGATCCGACGCATCCATCGTCAGGGAACTACGGCATCGAAGACCAGATTGCCGCGCTGAAATGGGTGCGGGACAACATCGCCGCCTTTGGTGGCGATCCCGGGAACGTCACCATCTTCGGTGAGTCGGCTGGTGGCATGAGCGTGTGTTTACACCTCGCCTCCCAATTGAGCGCGGGCCTCTTCCATCGCGCCATTATCGAGAGCGGCCCCTGCACGCCGCCATTTTCCAGCTTGGCCGCCGCGGAGGCGCAGGGTGATCTCTTTGCATCGAAGCTAGGATGCGACGGCAGCGGTGACGTGCTCGCGTGCCTGCGCTCGAAGTCGCAGCAGGATGTGATGAACGCCCTCCCACCTGACCCGAGTTTTGTGTTCACCCCGGGGACATGGGGCTCGTGGGCACCGACCCTTGACCAGTATGTCCTCGACCGCCAGGTCGGAGACCGCCTTGCGGACGGAACATTCAACCACACGCCCGTCCTGGTGGGTGCCAACAAAGACGAAGGGACGCTGTTCGTCGCGATGGCCCAAGGCTTCTCCAGCACACCGCTCACCGCCGACCAATACCCGGAGCGGCTGAAGTCCCTGCTGGGCAGCGACGCCCTGGTCACGCAGGTGATGACACAGTATCCCCTCGCCGCTTATCCGGACCCGGGCGCGGCGCTGGCGGCGGCGTTCGGCGACGCGTTCCTCGCCTGCCCCACGATCCGAGCGGGGCAACTGGCGTCGCCGTACGTGCCGGCATACATCTACCAGTTCGAGTATCCCGACGCGCAATTTGCGGTACACCCGCCTTTCGATCTGGGCGCCTTCCACTCAGCCGAGGTCCAGTTCGTGTTCCAGCAGCCGCCGGCACCTGGTTTGTCGCTGACGAATGAGCAGATCCAGCTCTCCAACCAGATCATGGGGTACTGGACCCGCTTTGCCGCCACCGGCGACCCCAACGGCGCCGCAGCTCCGGCGTGGCCTCGGTTCAGCGCGTCACAGGAGTATCTCGGGCTCGACCGAACGATCGCCACCAGTCAGGGACCGAAGGCCGCCGCCTGCGCCTTCTGGAATGGGCTCGACTACCTCAGGCCACCGCTGACAGTTGGAGGCGGTCCGTGAAGCGTCGCGCCGGGACGCCCGACCCGCACACCGCCCTGCAATCTCCGTCAATTCGCCACCGCGTCCTCGCGCAGTTGATGCGCCGGTGTGAAGTAGGAACGGGCTCGCAACGTGGTGAGCACGAAGGCCGTGATCGCGGTCGAGAACGCGATCATGTACATGATCAACACCTGATACTTGATGGCGACCAGCGGTGAGTTGCCCCCGAGAATCTGGCCGGTCATCATGCCCGGCAGCGACACCACGCCGACCACCATCATCGAGTTGATGATAGGAATCATCGCCGCCTTCATCGCGCTGCGCAGCGGTGCCGCCGCGGCTTGACGGCTCGTCGCCCCCAGCGCCAGCAACGCCTCCACCTGATCACGCCCGCCGCGCAGATCGCTGTCCAGACGCTCGACCGCCAGCGTCGCGCTGTTCAGACTGTTGCCGATCACCATGCCCATCAGTGGGATCAAGTAGTACGGGTTGTACCAGGGCTTGATGCGGAGGATGACTTCGGTGGCCAGAACCATCGTCAGTCCGCAGCCGGTGCTCAACGACGCCAGCACCAAGAAGCGCAGGCTGTTCGTCGGCCGCCGCTGCCGCGCCGCAACCGTCCACGCGGCGATGCCGAGCATGCACAGCAGGATGACGACGATGAGCACGGGACTGTCGGTGGAAAATACGAATCCGAGGACGTACCCGATGCTGAGGAGCTGTACGAAAGTGCGTATGGCCGCAACCGTCAGGTCTCGCTCCAGCCCGAGGCCGCGGGCCGCCGACAGCCCGATCGCCGCCAACACCAGCCCGGCGGCGGATGCCAGCTGGAACCACGACGGATCGATGAGCTGCGTGCTCACGAGGCCTCCCCCGAAAGGGTGCGGTCCAGGTAACTGCGGCCCTGCGCGGTTGTCGGCGCCACGAAGAACTGTGCCGCCTCGGCCTGTTCCACGACTCTGCCGCCGACCAGCAGGATCACCCGCCCACCGAAGGCGCGGGCCAGCTCCGGCTGATGACTGACCATGATCACCGTCAGCTGGCTCCCATGACTGAGCTGCGCGATCGATTCGATCAGCCGGCGAGCCGCGGTGGGATCAAGTGGAGCCGTTGGTTCGTCGAGCAGCAATACCTCCGGCCGCGTCATCAACGCCCGCGCAATGCAGACGCGTTGTTTCTCCCCGGTCGAGAGCGCCGTCGCATCGCGTGTGAGCCCGATGCCGTTCAGTCCGGCCAGTTC
The nucleotide sequence above comes from Candidatus Binatia bacterium. Encoded proteins:
- a CDS encoding citrate/2-methylcitrate synthase; this translates as YFISHKLYPNVDFYSGIIYQAMGFPMDMFPVLFAIGRTPGWIAQWEEMLLDKEQRIARPRQIFVGAPRRDYVPLAHRPEQRANGPDGTPTYAAQVAMS
- a CDS encoding RNA-binding protein, with protein sequence MPYHAKESAISTKVFVGNLNFRTTEQQLSEALSAAGQVKNVHIGTDRETGRSRGFAFVEFSNETEAAEAIKQFDGQEIDGRKLRVNTAEDRPRRTDGPRFSPPSGGRPEFRGNFPSAPPDTWSDFGGQGLGGGKPFKNKGSRRGLRARKRSLSF
- a CDS encoding carboxylesterase/lipase family protein, coding for MKPLAVGLLTALFLGCSPTPPPTVLPSATPTGTPAPSPTASPSIDPLLVTTDKGQVRGVKRSGARQFLGIPYAAPPVGGLRWRPPVPPAAWSGIRAATLAGSVCPQTIPIVDMHAGGENCLFINVETPDPPPQTPAPVMVWIHGGGFTSGDGLQYNGTNGSVIAKLTGVVVVSFNYRLGPLGFLAHPLLTAEDPTHPSSGNYGIEDQIAALKWVRDNIAAFGGDPGNVTIFGESAGGMSVCLHLASQLSAGLFHRAIIESGPCTPPFSSLAAAEAQGDLFASKLGCDGSGDVLACLRSKSQQDVMNALPPDPSFVFTPGTWGSWAPTLDQYVLDRQVGDRLADGTFNHTPVLVGANKDEGTLFVAMAQGFSSTPLTADQYPERLKSLLGSDALVTQVMTQYPLAAYPDPGAALAAAFGDAFLACPTIRAGQLASPYVPAYIYQFEYPDAQFAVHPPFDLGAFHSAEVQFVFQQPPAPGLSLTNEQIQLSNQIMGYWTRFAATGDPNGAAAPAWPRFSASQEYLGLDRTIATSQGPKAAACAFWNGLDYLRPPLTVGGGP
- the fetB gene encoding iron export ABC transporter permease subunit FetB produces the protein MSTQLIDPSWFQLASAAGLVLAAIGLSAARGLGLERDLTVAAIRTFVQLLSIGYVLGFVFSTDSPVLIVVILLCMLGIAAWTVAARQRRPTNSLRFLVLASLSTGCGLTMVLATEVILRIKPWYNPYYLIPLMGMVIGNSLNSATLAVERLDSDLRGGRDQVEALLALGATSRQAAAAPLRSAMKAAMIPIINSMMVVGVVSLPGMMTGQILGGNSPLVAIKYQVLIMYMIAFSTAITAFVLTTLRARSYFTPAHQLREDAVAN
- a CDS encoding ATP-binding cassette domain-containing protein; its protein translation is MSAVSQPEIRLDRVCAIKQGRPVLTDVTLGFESGGKYSILGPSGAGKTTLLRLLNRLEDPTAGTLWFHDTPYQHLSAITLRRRVAMVFQVPIIFSGSVQDNLCTALRLQHQDNSVATTELSRLLELAGLNGIGLTRDATALSTGEKQRVCIARALMTRPEVLLLDEPTAPLDPTAARRLIESIAQLSHGSQLTVIMVSHQPELARAFGGRVILLVGGRVVEQAEAAQFFVAPTTAQGRSYLDRTLSGEAS